One stretch of Paenibacillus sp. FSL R5-0341 DNA includes these proteins:
- a CDS encoding sensor histidine kinase produces MQKWMQIFYKNTGLNPYVWLVFFILPFYYISQYSKLWTMVTGIIIILVFFVCYLLAFITKGWQVYMWIGLLIAISITMTIAYDYAYFSLFLAFFIGNIKNKAGFFTLYSVNLGASFLTINYGFINQSSLLVSQFPFVFISLMASILLPISTYNKNKTEQLEGQLENANKRLDDLVKMEERQRIARDLHDTLGQKLSLIGLKTDLAKRLLRNNPDQAEIELNDLRQTASTALKEVREMVTTMRGTQLVDELFRAEQILKAASIEFVLEGNPKLQDTSQLNENVLGMCLKEAVTNVVKHSQATTCTIVIKETLADNVLTVQDNGVGIERTRKTDRRGTGILGMKERLEFVNGCLDIRSGTDTQGTAIIIHVPKLVRKPIKEAES; encoded by the coding sequence ATTCAAAAGTGGATGCAGATTTTTTATAAAAATACAGGGTTAAATCCTTATGTATGGCTGGTCTTTTTCATCCTGCCCTTCTATTACATTTCACAATATTCCAAATTATGGACGATGGTGACCGGCATTATTATCATTCTCGTCTTCTTCGTCTGTTATCTGCTCGCCTTCATTACCAAGGGCTGGCAGGTGTACATGTGGATTGGATTGCTCATTGCCATATCCATTACGATGACCATCGCTTATGATTATGCCTATTTCTCGTTGTTTCTTGCTTTTTTTATTGGGAATATTAAAAATAAAGCCGGTTTTTTCACCCTCTACTCGGTGAATTTGGGAGCCAGCTTTCTAACCATTAATTATGGTTTTATCAATCAGAGTTCATTGCTCGTGAGTCAGTTCCCGTTTGTATTCATCAGCTTAATGGCCTCCATCCTGCTTCCAATCAGTACGTATAATAAAAATAAGACTGAACAATTGGAAGGCCAATTGGAGAATGCCAACAAACGACTCGATGATCTGGTGAAAATGGAAGAACGTCAACGTATCGCTCGTGACCTGCACGATACCCTTGGACAGAAGCTCTCTCTGATCGGTCTGAAAACCGATCTCGCGAAGCGCCTGCTCCGCAATAATCCCGATCAGGCCGAGATTGAATTGAACGACCTTAGACAAACGGCAAGCACAGCTCTGAAGGAAGTCCGCGAAATGGTAACAACCATGCGTGGTACACAATTGGTCGATGAACTGTTCCGGGCAGAGCAGATTCTGAAGGCCGCTTCGATTGAATTTGTACTTGAAGGTAATCCGAAGCTGCAAGACACGTCGCAATTGAATGAAAATGTGCTTGGTATGTGCTTGAAAGAAGCCGTCACCAATGTGGTCAAACACAGTCAGGCAACAACATGTACCATCGTCATTAAGGAAACACTAGCGGATAATGTACTAACCGTGCAGGATAACGGTGTCGGAATAGAACGAACTCGCAAAACGGATCGGCGCGGAACAGGAATTTTGGGCATGAAGGAACGACTTGAATTCGTGAATGGTTGTCTGGATATCCGCTCTGGTACAGACACCCAGGGTACAGCAATCATTATTCATGTGCCCAAACTCGTCCGCAAACCGATAAAGGAGGCAGAATCATGA
- a CDS encoding fatty acid desaturase: MSRTKEMALKKEVTPYEKNDLRLSIRQLINTLLPLFLLWAAAYFSLSVSYWLTFPIALVASGFVLRTFIIFHDCCHGSFFKSKRANDILGTITGVLTLTPYQQWKAEHSIHHATSSNLDKRGVGDIWVMTVDEYKEASPWGRLFYRIYRNPFVLFCIGPIYVFILAYRFNRKGARRKERINTHLTTALIVGLYAFMCWLIGWQAFVMVQAPVFFFSGFFGIWLFYVQHQFEETYFEHEDEWSYVKAAVEGSSYYKLPKLLQWISGNIGFHHVHHLSPRVPNYFLEEAHNATPPLQKATTITLRSSLVALRFRLWDEESKQFISFKQLKSLSRKPYVQPPIRVTNPAGLTEKP; encoded by the coding sequence ATGAGTAGAACCAAAGAAATGGCGCTAAAAAAAGAAGTCACCCCTTACGAAAAAAATGATCTCAGATTAAGTATCCGTCAGTTAATCAATACATTGCTCCCGCTCTTCTTGCTATGGGCTGCAGCTTACTTTAGCTTATCGGTTTCCTACTGGCTAACCTTCCCGATTGCCCTGGTGGCATCCGGATTTGTACTACGGACATTCATTATCTTCCATGACTGCTGTCACGGTTCATTCTTTAAAAGCAAACGTGCCAATGATATTCTCGGTACCATTACAGGCGTATTAACACTGACACCCTATCAACAATGGAAAGCCGAGCATTCCATCCATCACGCAACCAGCAGTAATCTCGACAAACGTGGTGTAGGTGATATCTGGGTCATGACGGTTGACGAATACAAAGAAGCTTCTCCTTGGGGTCGTCTTTTCTACCGGATTTATCGTAATCCGTTTGTATTGTTCTGCATCGGACCAATCTATGTGTTCATTCTCGCTTATCGCTTTAACCGCAAAGGCGCACGACGTAAAGAGCGCATTAATACTCACTTGACCACAGCCTTGATCGTTGGACTCTATGCATTCATGTGCTGGTTAATTGGCTGGCAGGCTTTTGTTATGGTGCAAGCACCTGTATTCTTCTTCTCCGGTTTCTTCGGCATTTGGTTGTTCTACGTTCAGCATCAGTTCGAAGAAACGTACTTTGAACATGAAGATGAATGGAGTTATGTAAAAGCAGCTGTTGAAGGCAGTTCTTATTACAAATTACCAAAATTATTGCAATGGATCAGTGGTAATATCGGGTTTCACCATGTGCATCACTTGAGCCCGCGTGTACCTAACTATTTCTTGGAAGAAGCACATAACGCAACACCACCCTTGCAAAAAGCAACGACTATTACACTACGTTCCAGCCTGGTTGCCCTGCGCTTCCGCTTATGGGATGAAGAATCCAAACAATTTATTAGTTTCAAACAGCTCAAAAGCTTATCCCGCAAGCCGTATGTTCAACCGCCTATCCGAGTAACCAATCCAGCGGGTCTGACAGAGAAGCCTTAA
- a CDS encoding YitT family protein, with product MKKRITDILFIMAGAFLFALAVNLFVIPNDLAEGGVTGITIILYYLFEWSPGLMNLILNGILLIVGYRFLDKTTTVYTIIAVVFNSLFLHLTESWTIASDELWINTIFAGVFAGLGIGLIVRVGGTTAGTVILARLANKYLDWNISYGLLFFDLIVAFSSYFIIGPQGLMCTIVLLFVGTKTMEFIIEGLNPKKAVMIISSKQDEIAKQVIEKMDRGVTVLSGHGYYTKNKKEILYIVISKQEVSMLKKIVRAEDEIAFITIHDVRDVFGEGFIELSKT from the coding sequence ATGAAGAAACGAATTACGGATATTCTATTTATTATGGCAGGTGCATTTCTGTTTGCACTGGCGGTGAACCTGTTCGTCATCCCGAACGATTTGGCTGAAGGCGGCGTCACGGGCATCACGATTATTTTGTATTACCTGTTTGAATGGTCTCCTGGACTGATGAACTTGATCCTGAACGGTATTCTGTTAATTGTGGGATATCGGTTTCTTGATAAAACGACTACGGTGTATACAATTATTGCGGTCGTATTCAACTCGTTGTTCCTGCATCTGACGGAGAGCTGGACAATTGCATCGGATGAACTCTGGATCAATACCATCTTTGCTGGCGTATTTGCCGGTCTTGGTATTGGCTTGATTGTTAGAGTGGGAGGCACAACGGCGGGTACCGTGATCTTGGCCCGACTTGCCAACAAGTATCTGGATTGGAATATCAGTTACGGACTTCTGTTTTTCGATCTGATTGTGGCCTTTTCCTCATACTTCATCATTGGCCCACAAGGATTAATGTGTACCATTGTCCTGCTGTTTGTCGGAACCAAAACGATGGAGTTCATTATTGAAGGACTCAATCCGAAAAAAGCAGTTATGATTATTTCTTCCAAACAGGATGAAATTGCGAAGCAAGTCATTGAGAAGATGGATCGCGGAGTAACTGTTCTGTCCGGTCATGGCTACTACACGAAAAATAAGAAAGAAATTCTATACATTGTGATTAGCAAACAGGAAGTTTCTATGTTGAAGAAAATTGTTCGAGCAGAAGACGAGATTGCTTTTATCACCATTCATGATGTGCGTGATGTCTTCGGTGAAGGATTCATTGAACTTTCCAAGACTTGA
- a CDS encoding ROK family transcriptional regulator gives MAGTPQYIRNLNENLIMDALITQGTMSRADISRQTGLSKPTVSSAIEHLIDRNLVRETGRADNAQGRKATLIRFNETAYYVCGIDLGATRIRIALSDLNGEIIAYRTYPMVVQAANDQAQATILELLRSHMNALLEENHLNWNQIQCIGFGIPGVVLPEKGRISRIVDPLVGLEQAFSLESLSGAFPCEVILENDVNLAALGEYRSGAAAGYPLFVFFSIGTGTGAGIMVHGQLLRGLGGLTGEIAEMLMEDGRRLEEVLSADGLMQLAKRHLYLHDELLVAADSGADVDVDVDVDVDVDALRRHLTPEKLFEAARSGEVEALEILKQYSQMLASALRQISVVLAPDLIVLGGGVGGNGDVLLPLLRQIISEHFPVQPQLICSKLGEQAVVTGAVQVALQQTMLNLQQEVME, from the coding sequence ATGGCTGGCACACCGCAATATATCCGCAATCTGAATGAAAATCTGATTATGGATGCTCTGATAACTCAGGGAACCATGTCGAGAGCGGATATCAGCCGTCAGACCGGACTTAGTAAACCCACAGTGTCGTCGGCGATCGAACATCTGATTGATCGTAATCTGGTGAGGGAAACCGGGAGAGCTGACAACGCCCAGGGTCGCAAAGCAACGCTCATCCGTTTCAATGAAACGGCTTATTATGTCTGTGGCATAGATCTCGGAGCAACACGTATTCGGATCGCATTATCCGATCTGAATGGAGAGATCATCGCCTATCGAACGTATCCCATGGTAGTTCAAGCAGCCAATGACCAAGCACAAGCGACGATACTGGAGCTTCTTCGAAGTCATATGAACGCATTGCTTGAGGAAAATCATCTGAACTGGAATCAGATACAGTGCATCGGGTTTGGCATACCGGGTGTAGTTCTACCCGAAAAGGGGCGTATCAGTCGTATTGTGGACCCGTTAGTGGGTCTGGAACAAGCCTTCTCGCTGGAGTCGTTGTCAGGAGCATTCCCCTGTGAAGTAATCTTGGAGAATGATGTGAATCTTGCGGCGCTGGGGGAGTACAGGAGTGGTGCAGCAGCAGGTTATCCTTTGTTTGTTTTTTTCTCCATCGGGACAGGTACGGGCGCTGGTATCATGGTGCATGGTCAACTGCTTCGAGGTCTTGGTGGGTTAACCGGAGAGATTGCCGAGATGCTGATGGAGGATGGCCGTCGTCTGGAGGAAGTGCTATCAGCCGATGGTCTGATGCAGCTGGCGAAACGTCATCTTTATCTGCATGATGAACTATTGGTAGCTGCTGATTCGGGTGCGGATGTAGATGTAGATGTAGATGTAGATGTAGATGTAGATGCTCTTCGCAGACATTTGACTCCCGAGAAGTTATTTGAAGCTGCACGCAGTGGAGAAGTAGAGGCGTTAGAGATTCTTAAGCAGTATAGCCAGATGCTTGCTTCAGCTCTGCGTCAGATTAGCGTGGTGCTTGCTCCTGATCTGATTGTGCTTGGCGGAGGCGTAGGAGGGAACGGTGATGTGCTGTTACCGTTATTGAGACAGATCATATCTGAGCATTTCCCGGTGCAGCCACAGTTAATCTGCTCCAAGCTTGGTGAGCAGGCTGTTGTTACTGGTGCGGTGCAGGTGGCTCTACAACAAACGATGCTGAATCTTCAACAGGAAGTCATGGAATAA
- a CDS encoding ROK family protein translates to MTESMKNVSNDRQSNQNGTVGGERSGWIAGIDIGGTKTLMLLSSQQAGSEVRECRLPTLASDQPDEFFRWLFAELETFCREVGCSLGQLSGVGLGFPGVILQEEGILRSAPAFQWPEQDIRPVISKYYGGNIMLDNDVNMAAMGEYDQGAAQGHQHCVMVTVGTGIGSALILNGQLYSGQNGAAGEIGHFIAGDEGLHTGYVADADSFGVFEQATSGTGITEQARRYFADGKGSAGSLIMSLAGEKMEQIEARHVFKAAESGDVAALEILELPMRYMARGLANIIALLNPSIIVIGGGVAASNPSYYLNEVRTRLERYTVLPARLAVAELGNKAGAIGALAAIRSSLTRTYQ, encoded by the coding sequence ATGACAGAATCCATGAAAAACGTAAGTAATGATCGCCAGTCCAATCAGAATGGTACGGTTGGAGGGGAGCGATCCGGCTGGATTGCAGGTATTGACATTGGAGGTACCAAAACATTAATGCTCTTGTCATCACAACAGGCTGGAAGTGAAGTTCGTGAATGTCGGTTGCCTACTCTTGCCAGTGATCAGCCGGATGAGTTCTTCCGTTGGTTATTCGCTGAATTGGAAACGTTCTGCCGTGAGGTTGGATGCAGTCTGGGTCAACTTTCGGGAGTAGGCTTGGGATTCCCTGGTGTGATTCTACAGGAGGAGGGAATACTGCGAAGTGCCCCAGCTTTTCAGTGGCCTGAGCAAGATATTCGCCCTGTTATTTCGAAGTATTACGGCGGCAATATCATGCTGGATAATGATGTGAACATGGCTGCGATGGGAGAATATGATCAAGGGGCAGCACAGGGACATCAGCATTGTGTAATGGTCACGGTTGGAACAGGCATTGGATCTGCTCTTATCCTGAATGGACAGCTGTATAGCGGTCAGAATGGAGCAGCAGGCGAGATTGGGCATTTCATTGCAGGAGACGAAGGGCTTCATACCGGTTACGTTGCGGATGCGGATTCCTTTGGCGTATTCGAGCAAGCGACTTCAGGTACGGGAATTACCGAACAGGCGAGGCGTTATTTTGCAGATGGAAAAGGAAGTGCCGGTTCCCTGATCATGAGTCTGGCAGGGGAGAAAATGGAGCAGATCGAAGCCAGACATGTATTCAAAGCAGCCGAATCTGGTGATGTTGCTGCACTGGAGATCCTGGAACTACCCATGCGTTATATGGCGAGAGGTCTGGCGAATATTATAGCTTTACTCAATCCTTCCATTATTGTGATCGGTGGTGGCGTGGCAGCATCCAACCCATCCTATTATCTAAATGAAGTACGTACACGCCTTGAGCGATATACTGTACTGCCTGCGCGTCTAGCTGTTGCTGAACTGGGGAACAAAGCAGGAGCGATCGGGGCATTGGCTGCAATCAGGTCGAGTCTAACACGGACATATCAATAG
- a CDS encoding MFS transporter, translating into MRSRHMKAYTEKTKADSKDARRVLLKLQGLYLFMGLAGGMFNPYINPILVSQGFSSKETGFIMAFGTLVSIILQPIWGILVDKFKKTRFVLVISLLIPASLAYFYNIQVYIILILIYTLCTIFQVTQIPVADSYAVTAARAADTSYGMIRLFGSIGTGVGGFAAGMYLSQFSIHMLWLPFLMFNVLSAILASTLPRQTSISSSSVTFSVGLARLLRNRTFLLFLTGCFLVNQTLTAFNSFFVISFQMAGGSVTMTGTALLLASITNVPSMLAAAFILRKWGHERTMLLAAGAYMLRWGIQWLWPTPEVMIGVQVLHGLSFGFFYIAAVEYVASVTGREMQATGQSLFNMVFAGLGGIVGNMLNGYLLDSGGPSLMYLSCTISAALGSVILYIVSRQAKEQRRSYSLE; encoded by the coding sequence ATGAGAAGCAGACATATGAAGGCTTACACAGAGAAAACAAAAGCCGATTCCAAAGATGCAAGACGTGTTTTACTCAAATTGCAGGGCCTGTACCTGTTTATGGGACTTGCGGGAGGCATGTTTAACCCGTACATTAATCCCATATTGGTTTCCCAAGGTTTTTCCAGTAAAGAAACCGGATTTATCATGGCATTTGGCACACTCGTATCTATTATTCTTCAACCTATATGGGGAATTCTGGTAGATAAGTTTAAAAAGACACGGTTCGTACTGGTCATAAGCCTGCTTATTCCTGCATCGTTAGCGTACTTCTACAATATTCAAGTGTACATTATATTAATATTGATTTATACTTTATGCACTATATTCCAAGTGACTCAAATACCTGTGGCTGACTCCTATGCGGTTACCGCGGCGAGGGCAGCCGACACCTCATATGGCATGATCCGACTCTTCGGCAGCATAGGAACGGGAGTTGGTGGATTCGCAGCAGGGATGTATCTCTCTCAGTTTTCCATTCACATGTTATGGCTGCCATTCCTAATGTTTAACGTTCTGAGCGCCATACTGGCAAGTACACTTCCCCGGCAGACGAGCATCTCCTCGTCCTCGGTAACCTTCTCCGTAGGTTTGGCAAGATTGCTCCGAAACCGGACATTCCTTCTATTTCTAACAGGTTGTTTCCTGGTTAACCAAACGCTTACTGCATTTAACTCCTTTTTCGTTATTTCATTTCAGATGGCTGGCGGTTCTGTGACCATGACAGGTACGGCGCTGTTGCTCGCGTCGATTACCAATGTTCCATCTATGTTGGCGGCGGCATTCATCCTCCGAAAATGGGGACATGAACGGACGATGCTGCTTGCAGCCGGGGCGTATATGTTACGTTGGGGAATCCAATGGCTATGGCCGACACCTGAGGTGATGATTGGCGTTCAGGTGCTGCATGGCTTATCCTTCGGATTCTTCTATATCGCAGCAGTGGAATATGTGGCTTCTGTTACGGGACGGGAAATGCAGGCCACAGGACAAAGTTTATTTAACATGGTATTTGCCGGCCTGGGCGGAATTGTTGGTAATATGCTTAACGGATATTTACTCGATTCCGGCGGCCCATCATTGATGTATCTGTCTTGCACGATCAGTGCGGCACTAGGATCAGTGATTCTGTATATCGTCAGCAGGCAGGCCAAAGAACAGAGAAGATCATACTCATTAGAATAG
- a CDS encoding helix-turn-helix domain-containing protein encodes MKVNLKRNWHTKLMYSYFPIFLLTISILIFLSFLIVNELSRNETQKADMISTRYIVDTLERSLGDIELRLLEDIGANKTYSRFLEAGQGQSLSQFIYDAASGLGRMLDQQDMIQSIYLYRMSDSQILTPRGMMRLEDFQDRAYIEQALKDRENLGWNLPRQYKERSFDVPSQVISMNKWLPLPWGGEGLLVITIRMYAVERQIDNMTNEKLSVLQVRDKSDNLIYTAHQMDPSAGEILNRVSADKLGLVFESGIQSGQLYSWVSLVSYVWIGIGLLTIVGAVAGLVYITRRNTRPIQLIMNRIQALQPRAEEDEVAPSVKDELALIDRALEHLIAQTVDYEKQHHENLLIHRRQLLVDLMEGERMDSFRQRLRHLQPLEERFMEPKSVAVLIAEMNGDDLSTNQNILKIALMNVVEELAQNETQFGGWAEWFGNRRLIVVIASDEKEGLDRELLMDLAKQMHMWIAEHFRLRFTFGIGRTVSGWEEITRSYASADAGLQHRLTLGKDAIVLSEQLPDRIELQSYKYLQMLADFVREFRLTGDGWRTQLDQMFVAFSEDQITDNDIRMLLQALIQMLSREFGELSERLQSQFAEEILTRLRSDIQQVETLEGIQEILQEWLKEVYRNYVSVNETKSHRAMINELRIYIEEHFDDPDLSLKHLSDRFQISGKYASYLFKEEFEMKFVDFLVKLRVEKACRLLSASEMAVQDIALQVGYANAISFGRVFKRIMGVTPGDYRKQSGKQGEQ; translated from the coding sequence ATGAAAGTAAATCTAAAGCGGAATTGGCACACCAAGTTGATGTATTCCTATTTTCCTATTTTTCTGCTTACGATTTCCATTCTGATCTTTCTCTCCTTCCTGATTGTCAACGAACTCTCGCGTAATGAAACGCAAAAGGCCGACATGATCTCCACCCGCTATATCGTAGACACACTTGAGCGCTCACTAGGCGACATTGAACTTCGGTTGCTAGAAGACATTGGTGCGAACAAGACATACAGTCGTTTTCTGGAGGCTGGACAGGGACAATCATTGAGTCAGTTCATCTATGATGCGGCAAGCGGGCTGGGACGGATGCTGGATCAGCAGGATATGATTCAATCCATTTATCTCTATCGCATGTCGGATTCTCAGATCCTGACACCCAGAGGCATGATGCGCTTGGAAGATTTCCAAGATCGTGCCTATATTGAGCAAGCCTTGAAAGATCGGGAGAACCTCGGTTGGAACCTGCCGCGTCAATACAAGGAACGATCCTTCGACGTACCTTCACAAGTAATTAGCATGAATAAATGGCTTCCGCTACCTTGGGGCGGGGAAGGTCTGCTCGTCATTACGATCCGCATGTATGCAGTAGAACGGCAGATCGATAACATGACGAATGAAAAGTTGTCTGTTCTTCAGGTTCGGGACAAGAGCGACAATCTGATCTATACCGCGCATCAAATGGACCCTTCAGCCGGCGAAATCCTTAATCGTGTGTCTGCGGACAAGCTTGGTCTGGTCTTCGAGAGTGGCATTCAATCCGGACAGCTGTATTCATGGGTGTCGCTTGTCTCCTATGTATGGATCGGCATTGGTTTATTAACGATAGTTGGTGCAGTGGCGGGCCTGGTCTACATTACTCGCAGAAATACTCGGCCTATCCAGCTCATCATGAATCGAATTCAGGCGCTACAGCCACGTGCCGAGGAGGATGAAGTAGCTCCGTCCGTCAAGGATGAACTGGCTCTCATCGACCGTGCGCTGGAACATCTGATTGCTCAAACGGTTGACTATGAGAAACAGCATCATGAAAACTTGCTAATTCACCGTAGACAGTTGCTTGTTGATCTGATGGAAGGAGAGCGAATGGATTCGTTCCGTCAGCGACTTCGCCATCTGCAGCCACTAGAGGAACGATTTATGGAACCAAAGAGTGTTGCTGTCCTCATTGCGGAAATGAATGGCGACGATCTCTCAACCAATCAGAATATTTTGAAGATAGCACTCATGAACGTGGTGGAAGAACTTGCGCAGAACGAGACCCAGTTTGGTGGCTGGGCTGAATGGTTTGGGAACCGCAGGCTTATTGTGGTGATCGCATCGGATGAGAAGGAAGGACTGGATCGTGAATTGCTCATGGATCTGGCTAAACAGATGCATATGTGGATTGCGGAACACTTCCGACTCCGGTTTACCTTTGGCATTGGACGAACCGTATCGGGCTGGGAGGAGATCACGCGATCCTATGCGAGTGCAGATGCGGGTCTGCAGCATAGGCTTACCCTTGGTAAAGATGCGATTGTTCTCAGTGAACAGCTGCCGGATCGTATTGAGCTACAGTCGTACAAATACTTGCAGATGCTCGCTGACTTTGTCCGTGAATTCAGGCTTACGGGTGATGGCTGGCGGACACAGCTGGATCAGATGTTTGTTGCGTTCAGCGAAGATCAGATTACAGATAATGATATTCGTATGTTGCTGCAGGCATTAATTCAGATGTTGTCCCGTGAATTCGGGGAGCTGTCTGAGCGGTTGCAAAGCCAATTTGCTGAGGAAATCCTGACTCGCCTTCGCAGTGATATCCAGCAGGTGGAGACACTGGAGGGAATTCAAGAGATTTTGCAGGAATGGCTTAAAGAGGTCTATCGTAATTATGTGTCTGTGAATGAAACGAAAAGTCATCGAGCGATGATCAACGAGCTACGGATCTATATTGAAGAGCATTTTGATGATCCGGATCTGTCGCTGAAACATCTGAGTGATCGGTTCCAGATCTCGGGTAAATATGCGAGTTATTTGTTCAAGGAAGAGTTTGAGATGAAGTTTGTTGATTTTCTGGTGAAACTGAGGGTCGAGAAAGCCTGCCGTCTGTTGTCTGCATCCGAAATGGCTGTTCAGGATATTGCTCTGCAAGTGGGTTATGCCAATGCGATCTCCTTCGGTAGAGTATTTAAACGAATTATGGGCGTGACACCAGGGGACTACCGCAAGCAGAGTGGAAAACAAGGGGAACAATAA
- a CDS encoding extracellular solute-binding protein — MRLFQRRKAGKASSILAVVTAFTLLLSACSSGSESTSSSGESGSGEKTTLKVEIFDRGNTPAGYTISDSYLTRFIQEKFGDPNNIDVQFVPVPRSEEVQKLNVLMASGSEVPDIVFTYDSGTFNRYAQQGGLTELTDLIDQTGPNLKKMLGDETLAYGQYDGQQFAVPGKRLVLGKYASYVRQDWLDALGLPSPETAEELHTTLKAFKEKDPGKVGTGLIPMGMSIASAQYEPLIWSFIEPLTEEQKYTLTQQLGSNDYPTLLPGFKDALKYMNTLYNEGLMSKDFGLDKDKKKLWEDVSNGKVGFYTEDAGEIYISGTYKNLQTNQPGAVMTPIDAFKNSEGKFAKPAYAPNAMYVMIPKSSKNAEAAMKYLDWMASGNNLFDLQFGVENENYELVDGVPLIKDDASPEIAGRIYNSGDIAIIVNGKYVGDDKKNEEAYVVQVESKYRDDMRKSVAISNTDTIQPVRFSKPIEAEARYGNGLKDKFMEFFVKTTISKPADFEATYDSMMKDYMASGGQAILDERTEAYNAMK; from the coding sequence ATGAGATTATTTCAAAGACGTAAGGCAGGCAAGGCAAGTTCAATCCTCGCAGTGGTAACAGCATTCACTCTATTATTATCTGCATGTTCGTCAGGAAGCGAATCTACCTCTTCATCAGGAGAGTCGGGTTCGGGGGAAAAAACGACTTTGAAAGTGGAAATCTTCGACCGGGGAAACACACCGGCGGGCTACACCATTTCGGACAGTTATCTGACTCGCTTCATTCAAGAGAAGTTTGGCGATCCAAACAACATCGACGTTCAGTTTGTTCCGGTACCACGCTCGGAGGAAGTACAGAAGCTTAACGTTCTGATGGCGAGTGGCTCTGAAGTACCTGACATCGTCTTTACTTACGATTCGGGAACATTCAACCGTTATGCACAACAAGGTGGTTTGACGGAACTTACGGATCTGATCGATCAAACGGGTCCTAACCTGAAAAAAATGCTGGGAGATGAAACACTGGCCTACGGTCAATACGATGGACAACAGTTTGCGGTTCCGGGTAAACGTCTTGTACTTGGCAAATACGCATCCTATGTTCGTCAGGACTGGCTGGATGCACTCGGATTGCCTTCACCTGAGACAGCTGAGGAGCTGCATACAACACTGAAGGCTTTTAAGGAAAAAGATCCGGGTAAGGTCGGCACAGGACTTATCCCGATGGGGATGTCCATCGCCTCGGCTCAATATGAACCCCTGATCTGGTCATTCATTGAACCACTGACGGAAGAACAAAAATATACGTTAACACAACAACTGGGTTCCAATGACTATCCAACATTATTGCCTGGTTTCAAGGACGCTCTGAAATATATGAACACACTTTATAATGAAGGATTAATGAGCAAGGACTTTGGGCTCGACAAAGACAAGAAAAAGCTGTGGGAAGATGTATCTAACGGCAAAGTTGGATTCTACACCGAGGATGCAGGGGAGATTTACATCTCTGGTACGTACAAAAACCTGCAAACCAATCAACCTGGTGCAGTGATGACTCCGATTGATGCATTCAAAAACTCCGAAGGAAAATTCGCCAAACCGGCATATGCACCTAATGCGATGTATGTCATGATTCCGAAATCGAGTAAAAATGCGGAAGCAGCGATGAAGTATCTGGATTGGATGGCTTCGGGCAACAACCTGTTCGACCTGCAATTCGGTGTTGAAAATGAGAACTATGAGCTTGTGGATGGAGTTCCACTAATCAAAGATGATGCTTCTCCTGAAATCGCAGGTCGTATCTATAATTCCGGTGACATTGCCATTATCGTCAATGGTAAATACGTTGGGGATGACAAGAAAAATGAAGAAGCTTATGTCGTACAGGTAGAGTCGAAGTATCGGGATGATATGCGTAAATCGGTAGCGATCTCTAACACGGACACGATTCAACCGGTGCGCTTCTCCAAACCGATTGAGGCGGAAGCACGCTACGGTAACGGCTTGAAAGACAAATTTATGGAGTTCTTCGTGAAAACAACCATTTCCAAACCTGCTGATTTTGAAGCCACGTATGACAGCATGATGAAAGATTACATGGCGAGCGGTGGTCAAGCGATCCTGGATGAACGTACAGAAGCTTACAATGCGATGAAATAA